One part of the Treponema peruense genome encodes these proteins:
- a CDS encoding DNA alkylation repair protein, with amino-acid sequence MFDFTKLHSDLFSYSDSEFKLFQCRLIPGLDLNSVIGVRFPLLRQTAKKVQEYGNTDDFFDSLPHKYFEENVLHGYLIERIKDAEICVQRIDQFIPFIDNWAVCDTLKPSALKRKPDLLLKKIMEWISVDKTYYKRFAIRMLMCFFLDENFKPSYLKIVADIKSDDYYINMMISWFFATALAKQWDSTFMYLQGRKLSAWCHKKTIQKAIESYRISDDKKVILKNLSINNAPQPSSATFCTE; translated from the coding sequence TTGTTTGATTTTACAAAATTACATTCCGATTTATTTTCTTATTCTGATTCAGAATTCAAACTATTTCAGTGCAGGCTGATTCCGGGTTTGGATTTAAATTCTGTAATTGGTGTTCGATTCCCTTTGTTGCGTCAGACTGCAAAAAAAGTTCAGGAGTATGGAAACACCGATGATTTTTTTGACAGTCTGCCGCATAAATATTTTGAAGAAAATGTATTGCATGGTTATTTAATTGAACGGATTAAGGATGCAGAAATTTGTGTTCAACGTATTGATCAATTTATTCCATTTATAGATAACTGGGCTGTATGTGATACATTAAAACCTTCTGCCTTGAAGCGAAAACCGGATTTGCTTTTGAAAAAAATAATGGAATGGATTTCTGTTGATAAAACTTACTACAAAAGATTTGCCATAAGAATGCTGATGTGCTTTTTTTTGGATGAAAATTTCAAGCCCTCTTATTTGAAAATAGTTGCCGACATTAAAAGTGATGACTATTACATTAATATGATGATTTCATGGTTCTTTGCCACTGCTTTGGCTAAACAGTGGGATTCAACTTTTATGTATCTTCAAGGTAGAAAACTTTCTGCATGGTGTCATAAAAAAACGATACAGAAAGCGATTGAAAGTTATAGAATTTCTGATGACAAAAAAGTAATTCTTAAAAATCTGTCTATAAATAACGCACCGCAACCGAGTTCAGCTACTTTTTGTACTGAATAA
- a CDS encoding GNAT family N-acetyltransferase — protein MENLFRLMQKSDYESVYSLWMKCKNMGFNNVDDSEKGISKYLERNSKTCFVCVRNEKVVGVILSGHDGRRGFIHHLAVDPDFRRQGIATELLRRAFEDLKMTTVWCGYYEGNEKSKRVQQKCGFEFFAKNDNVPVPLMNEIRTGYMNRITKEMWGNL, from the coding sequence ATGGAAAATTTATTCAGATTGATGCAAAAATCAGATTATGAAAGCGTTTATTCACTTTGGATGAAATGCAAAAATATGGGATTCAATAATGTTGATGACAGCGAAAAAGGCATTTCAAAATATCTGGAGCGAAATTCAAAAACGTGTTTTGTTTGTGTTCGGAATGAAAAAGTTGTCGGCGTTATTCTAAGCGGTCATGACGGTCGTCGCGGTTTTATTCATCATCTTGCAGTTGATCCCGATTTTAGGCGGCAGGGAATTGCAACTGAACTTTTGCGCCGTGCATTTGAAGATTTAAAAATGACAACAGTCTGGTGCGGCTATTACGAAGGAAACGAAAAATCAAAACGCGTTCAGCAAAAATGCGGCTTTGAATTTTTTGCAAAAAACGACAATGTTCCGGTTCCGCTGATGAATGAAATCCGCACAGGATATATGAACAGAATTACAAAAGAAATGTGGGGAAATTTATGA